The Actinocorallia herbida DNA window GCCGCTGCCCGACCTCGCGACCTCGGCCGAGGCGTGGATCACCGCGGGCGCGCCGCACCACACCGTGTACACCGCGGCGCTCGGCGCCGCCGAACTCGAGGACTTCGCCGAGATCGCCGGAGTCGAGCTGCTGACCATCGACGCGGCCACCGAAATGCGCCGCTTCACCCGCGAGATCCGCTGGAACCAGGCCTACTACCGCCTGGCCCAGGGGTTCTGACGGGTCCCACCCCTCTCACCCCCACCCCGGATCGGCACCCGCCGATCATCCCCCCGGAAAGAAGGAATCCCATGTTCAAGCGCCTTGTCCTCGCGGTCGCGGGCGCCTCGCTGGCGCTCACCTCGCTGACCGCCTGCGGTGGCTCCGACGACACCGGATCCGGCTCCGACGCGCTCGTCCTCGGCTTCTCCCAGGTCGGCGCCGAGTCCGGCTGGCGAACGGCCAACACCCTGTCCATCCAGGAGTCGGCGAAGTCCGCGGGCGTGGAGCTGAAGTTCTCCGACGCCCAGCAGAAGCAGGAGAACCAGATCGCGGCGATCCGGTCCTTCATCAAGCAGAAGGTCGACGTCATCGGCTTCTCCCCGGTCGTGGTGACCGGCTGGGACGCCGTGCTCAAGGAGGCCAAGGCCGCGGACATCCCGGTCGTCCTCACCGACCGCGCGGTCGACTCCGACCCGTCCCTGTACGTGACGTTCCTCGGCTCGGACTTCGTCGAGGAGGGCCAGAAGGCCGGCCAGTGGCTGGTCGACGAGTACGAGGACGCCAAGGAGCCGGTGAACATCATCCAGCTGGAGGGCACGGTCGGCTCCGCCCCGGCGATCGACCGCAAGAAGGGCTTCGAGGACACGATCGCGGCGAACCCGAACCTCAAAGTGGTCGCGTCGCAGTCCGGCGACTTCACCCGCGCCAAGGGCAAGGAGGTCATGCAGGCCCTGCTCAAGGCGAACAAGGACGTCGACGTGCTCTTCGCGCACAACGACGACATGGGCCTCGGCGCCCTGCAGGCCATCGAGGAGGCCGGCCTCAAGCCCGGTGAGGACATCAAGATCGTCACCATCGACGCGGTCAAGGACGGCATGCAGGCCCTGGCCGACGGCAAGTTCAACTTCATCGTCGAGTGCTCCCCGCTGCTGGGCGACCAGCTGATGGAGGTCGCCAAGAAGGTCGACGCGGGCGAGACCGTGGAGAAGCGGATCATCACCGTCGAGACCGTCTTCGACCAGGCCGCCGCCAAGGAGGCCCTCCCCAACCGCAAGTACTGACCCATCCCGTGCGCCCGCCGGGACCGCGACCGCGGTCCCGGCGGGCGCCCGACGAGAAACGAGGAGGACGGCCATGGCAGCCGCTCCCGTCTTGGAGATGAACGGCGTCTCCAAGGGATTTCCCGGAGTCCAGGCCCTCGACGACGTCGCCTTCCGGCTGTTCCCCGGCGAGGTCCACGCGCTGATGGGGGAGAACGGCGCGGGCAAGTCCACCCTGATCAAGGTGCTGACCGGCGTCCACGAGGCCGACGCCGGAACCGTCGTGATCGACGGCGCCGCCACCCGGGTCCGGGGCCCGCTCCAGGCGCAGCGGCTCGGCATCAGCACGGTCTACCAGGAGGTGAACCTCTGCCCGAACCTGTCGGTGGCGGAGAACATCTTCATCGGGCGCGAGCCCCGGCGGTTCGGCCGGATCGACTGGGCGCGGATCAATCGCTCGGCGAGAGAGCTGCTGGCCCGTCTCGACCTCGACCTCGATGTCACCGCGCAGCTCGGCTCCTACTCCCTGGCCGTCCAGCAGCTCGTCGCGATCGTGCGCGCGGTGGACCTCCAGGCGAAGGTGCTCATCCTCGACGAGCCGACCTCCAGCCTGGACCGGGGCGAGGTCGCGCAGCTGTTCGCGGTCATGCGGCGGCTGCGCGAGGACGGCGTGGCGATCCTGTTCGTCTCGCACTTCCTGGAGCAGGTCTACGAGGTGTGCGACCGGGTCACCGTGCTGCGCAACGGCCGCCTGGTCGGGGAGTACCCGATCGACGAGCTCGACCGGTTCGACCTCGTCGCCAAGATGACCGGCCAGGAACTCGCGGCGCTGGAGGAACTGGAGGAGGCGTCCCCGGATACCGGCAAGGGCGAGCTGCTCTTCCGGCTCGACGGGGTCGGCCGCGCGGGCGCGATCGCCCCCGTGCGCCTCGACCTGCACGCCGGTGAGGTGGTCGGGATCGCCGGGCTCCTCGGCTCCGGCCGCTCCGAGCTGGCCAGGCTCATCTTCGGCGCGGACACCGCCGACTCCGGGCACATCCAGGCGGGCGGCGAGCCCGTCGCGATGAAGAGCCCGCGGGCGGCCATCGACCGGGGGGTCGCGTTCTGCCCGGAGGACCGCAAGGGCGACGGCCTGGTGATGGATCTGACCGTCGCGGAGAACATCGTCCTCGCCCTCCAGGCCGCGCGCGGCTGGACCCGCCCCCTCGGCCAGCGCAAACGCGACGAACTGGTCGACCGGTACATCAAGACCCTGCGCATCCACCCGCCGCACCCGGACGCCCTGGTGCGGAACCTGTCGGGCGGCAACCAGCAGAAGGTGCTGCTCGCGCGCTGGCTCATCACCCGGCCCAAGCTCCTCATCCTCGACGAGCCCACCCGCGGCATCGACATCGGCGCCAAGACCGAGATCCAAAAGCTCGTCGTCTCCCTCGCCGGGGACGGCATGGGCGTGGTGTTCATCTCCGCCGAGCTCGAGGAGGTACTGCGGATCTCGCACAAGGTCGAGGTGCTGCGCGACCGCAGGCTCGTCGCCGAACTCGACAACGACGGGACCCTCACCCCCGAACGGATCCTGCGGACCATCGCGAACGGAGCCGCGGACTCATGAACACCGCATCCCTGGCCAAACGCCTGATCGGGCACGCCCTCTTCTGGCCCGTGACGGTCCTCGTCGTCATGCTGCTCGCCAACATCGTCTTCACCCCGGGTTTCCTGGACATCCGGATCGAGCAGGGGCACCTGTACGGCAGCCTCATCGACATCCTGCTGTTCGGCGCCCCGCTGATCCTCGTCGCGATCGGCATGACCATGGTCATCGCGACCGGCGGCATCGACCTGTCCGTCGGCGCGACCGTCGCGATCTCCGGCGCCCTGGCCTGCGACCTCATCAGCAAGGGGCACGGCCTGCCCGTCGCGATCGGGACCGCGGTCGGCGTGTCGGTGCTGCTCGGGCTGTGGAACGGGCTGCTGGTGACGCGGCTCGGCATCCAGCCGATCATCGCGACCCTCATCCTGATGGTCGCCGGGCGCGGCATCGCGCAGCTCATCACCGGCGGCCAGATCATCACCATCAACGACCAGGGCTACAAGCTGATCGGCGGCGGCTACTGGCTCGGCCTGCCCTTCGCGATCATCCTGGTGGCCGTCGCCCTGGCCGTCACGGCGGTCCTCACCCGGCGGACCGCGCTCGCGCTGCTCATCGAGGCGGTCGGCGGCAACGCCGAGGCGGCCCGGCTGACCGGGATCCGCTCCCGCGGCCTGATCGTTCTCGCCTACGTGTTCTGCGGGCTCTGCGCGGGCGTCGCCGGATTGATGATCAGCTCCAACACGCTGTCGGCCGACGGCAACAACGCGGGGCTCTGGATCGAACTCGACGCGATCCTCGCGGTCGTCCTCGGCGGCACCGCGCTCACCGGCGGGCGCTTCTCGCTCGCCGGGACCGTGCTCGGCGCGCTCATCATCCAGACGCTCGACACCACCATCTACACGGCGGGGATCCCGCCGCGGACCACGCTGGTGTTCTCCGCCGCGGTCGTCACGATCGTGTGCCTCATCCAGTCTCCCGCCTTCCGTGCGCGTTTCTCCCGGAAGAAGCGACGACGTCCCGCACCGCCCGTCCCGACCAACCCCCAGCAGGAGGTCGCCGCATGACCGCCTTCGTCCTCCGCCGCGCGGCGCCCTTCGCGCTCGGCCGGCGGCACGTTCCCGTGCTCGTCACGCTCGGGCTGTTCGTGCTGGCGTTCGCGATCGGGGCCGTCCGGTACGAGAACTTCGGGAGCGCGCAGGTCTTCCTCGACCTGTTCATCGACAACGCGTTCCTCATCGTCGTCGCGCTCGGCATGACGTTCGTCATCCTGACCGGCGGCATCGACCTGTCGGTCGGCTCGGTCGTCGCCCTGTCGGGCATGCTCTGCGCGATCGGCACGATGAAGCTGGGGCTGCCGGCCCCGCTCGTCATCGCGGGCGTCCTGGTGATCGGAACGCTGTTCGGGGCGGGAATGGGCTATGTCATCCACGCGTTCCAGGTGCAGCCGTTCATCGCGACCCTCGCCGGGATGTTCCTCGCCCGGGGCATCTGCCTGACCCTCAGCGAGAACCAGATCTCGATCGACGACGGCTTCTTCGACGCGGTCGCGCTCAACTCCCTCCCTCTCCCGGGAGAGAACCGGTTGTCCTGGGGCGCGGTGGTCTCGCTCGTCGCCGTCGCCGTCGTGGTGTACGTCCTCCAGTGGACGAGGACAGGACGCAACGTCTACGCGGTCGGCGGCAGCGAGCAGTCCGCGGTCCTCATGGGCCTGCCCGCCGCCCGCACCAAGATCCAGGTCTACGCGATCAGTGGTTTCTGCTCCGCCCTGGGCGGCGTCCTGTTCGCCCTTTACACCCTCTCCGGCGACCCCACCCACGCCCTCGGCATGGAGCTCGACGCCATCGCCGCGGTGGTCATCGGCGGCACCGTCCTCACCGGCGGCTCCGGCTACGCCATCGGCAGCGTCCTCGGCGTCCTCGTCCTCGGCGTCATCAAGACCATCCTCAGCTTCGAAGGCACCCTCAGCTCCTGGTGGACCCGCATAGCCATCGGCGTCCTCCTCTTCGGCTTCATCGCCCTCCAGCGCCTCATCGCCTCCCGCCGAAAAGCCACGACGCCGGTCTAGCGCGCCGGGGCCGTCCGTGCCGAGGAACGGACGGCCCCGACGTTCTTGATCGACCGGTCAACTATCGGCTATCTTCGGCGGGTGCCCAGGACGAGTGACGCGCGGGAGCGGCTGGTGCGGAACGCCGCCCGGCTGTTCCTGACCCGCAGCTACCAGACGGTGGGGGTGGAGGAACTGTGCGCCGCCGCGGATGTGCGGCGCGGCAGCTTCTACCACTTCTTTCCCGGCAAGTCCGACCTGGCCAAGGCGGTCATCGACCTGCACGCCGCCGCGCTCTGGACCAGGCTCGACGCGGCGGGCGCGGTACCGCAGCGGGGCGACGCGGCGGAGGCGGCCGCGCGGCTGCACGCGGCGGCCGACGCGGTGGGCGAGATCCAGGCGGGGTTCGAGGCGCGGTTCGGACAGGTCGTCGGCTGCCCGTTCGGCAACCTCGCCGCCGAACTCGCGACCACGGACGACGAGCTGCGCGCCCACCTCGCCGCGGTGTTCGCCGCGTGGGAACTGCGGCTCGCGGATCTGTGCCGGGCGGCGGCCGAGCAGGGCGCGCTGCGCGACGGCGTCGACCCCGGCCTGCTGGGCAGGATCCTCGTCGCCCAGGCCCAGGGCGCGATCCTGCTGGCCAAGACCGGCAGGTCGGCCGCCGCCGAGATCCCCCGCGCCCTGCACCAGGTGATCGGCGCCCATCTGAGGGAGAACGCATGACCGCGGCCGTGGACTGCCACATCGATCCGATGTGCCCCTTCGCCTACGCGACCTCGCTCTGGCTGCGCGAGGTCCGTGATGCCCTCGGCGTCGAGCTGAACTGGCGGTTCTTCAGCCTCGAAGAGGTCAACCGCGCCGAGGGCAAGAAGCACCCGTGGGAGCGGCCGTGGTCGTACGGCTGGTCGCTGATGCGGATCGGCGCGCTGCTGCGGCGCCGCGACATGGCGGCGCTCGACGCCTGGTACGGCCTGATCGGCGCCGAACTGCACGAGCGCGGCGGCAAGCCGCACGACCCCGACGTCGCGCGGCGGCTGCTCGACCGGCTCGGCTTCGGCGCCGCGACCCTGGACGAGGCCCTGGCCGACGAGACCACGCACGCCGACGTCCTGGCCGACCACCGCCGGGTCCTCGACGCCGGAGGCTACGGCGTGCCCACGCTGTTCTTCCCCGACGGCCAGTGCCTGTTCGGCCCGGTGCTGATCGACCCGCCGGCCGGCGTCCGCGCCGTGCGGCTCTGGGACGTCGTCACCGGGACGCTGGAGTTCCCCGACCTGTACGAGATCCAGCGGCCCAAGGGCACCGCGGAGAAGCTGCGGATCCACCACGCGCTCCAGCCCTATCTCACCGGCCGCGACTGGATCAGCGTCGATCGCGGCGAAGTCATCGAGTTCCCCGAGTCTCCCGGAGGTGCCCAGTGAGCGGCGAAACCGATAAGAAGCAGGTGACCGCCACGCTCGTCGGCGAGTGGGCGGCGCTCGACGCGCTGCTCGGCGGGCTCTCCGCCGAGCAGTGGGCCGCCCCGACCTGCCTTCCCGGCTGGCGGGTGACCGACGTCGTCGCCCACCTCATCGGCACCGAGGCGATGCTCGCCGGGGACCCGACCCCGGAGACCGGCGTCGACGTCAGGGCGCTGCCCCATGTCCGCAACGACATCGGCGCGTTCAACGAGCAGTGGGTCACCGCGCTCCGTTACGAGGAGCCCGCCGCGATGCTCGCCAGGTTCCGCGACGTCACCGTCCGGCGCACGGCCGCGCTGGAGGCGATGTCCGAGGAGGAGTTCGCCGCACCGAGCTGGACCCCCGCGGGCCAGGCGACCTACGCCAGGTTCATGCGGATCCGCGTCTACGACTGCTGGATGCACGAACAGGACATCCGCGCCGCCCTCGACATCCCCGGCCACGAGGCCGGCCCGGCCCCCGAAGCCGCCCTCGAAGAGGCGTCCCACGCCCTCGGCCTCATCGTCGGCAAGCGCGCCGCCGCCCCCGACGGCAGCACGGTCCTCGTCGACCTCGTCGGCCCGGTCCATCGCGCCCTGACCGTCAAGGTCGACGGCCGCGCCCACCTGGTGCCCGCCACCGACGACCCCCCGACGGCGGCCCTCCGCCTCACCTCGTCCCTCTTCCTCCGCCTCTGCGGTGGTCGCCCCGCCCCGGACCCCGCCGTCGATCTGTCCGGCGACCGGGAGCTGGCCCGGCGGGTCCTCGACGAGCTCGCCTTCACCATCTGACCGATCCGGCGCCCGGCGACGAACGTGTGCGGCGGGCGCCTTTCAAGCTCGGGGCGTGACTACGGGGAGGTCCATCCGGTCGACCGGGAGCGGGTGTCGGGGACGACGCCGACGCATCCGCTCGATCCCGTCCGGCGCCGCGCCGAGCCGGAGGCCGCCGCCCCGATCGTGATCGAGGAGAACGCGTGGCTCGCCGGCGTGACGATCGGCGCCGACGGCGTCGTCGGCGCGGGCGCCGTCGTCACCGAGGACATCCCCCGAACGTGGTCGCCGTGGGCAACCCCGCCCGCGTGGTCCGCGCCCTGACCTGACCGCGGCCCGGTCCGTGAACGCCGAGGCCACCACCGGCCGGGGGCGGGTGGTGGCCGGGGGGCGGGTCAGCCGGCGGCGGCGCCGGTGTAGAGGTCGGCGGTGAAGTAGGTGGACGGGTCGGGGGACTCGGTGATCTTGCCCATGCCGACGAAGATGTCCGCGAGGCCCTTGAACCAGCCCGCGACGGTGCCGTCGTCGGTGAGCTCGACCAGTTCGTCCGTCGAGAGGATCTTCGTGACGGCGGACGCCCCCTTGAGCTGGCCGGACGGCGCCTTGAGGAACTTCTCGGTGAGGGTCTCGGCCTCGGCCGGGTGCGCCGCGATCCAGTCGTTGGCGGTCTGGACGACCTTCAGGACCTTGGTGACGGCCGCCGGGTCGTCCGCGACGATCTCGTTGCGCGCGACGAACGAGCTGGGGAAGCTCAGCGCGGGGTAGAAGTCGTCGCTCTTGGCCAGCTCGACGAGGTCGGGCGTGTTCTTCTTGATCGTGTCGATGAGCGGGTACCACAGGGCCGCGGCGTCGATCTGCTTGCTGGCGAAGGCGCTCACCACGGTGCTCGGGTCCATGTTCACCTTCTCCACGTCCTTCGCGGTGAGGCCGGCCTGCCGCAGCGCGAGTTCGAGGATCAGATCGCCGGAGGTGCCCTCGGGGACGCCGATCTTCTTGCCCTTGAGATCGGCGACGGTCGTGATGCCGGTGCCGGGGCGGGTGATGACCCGGTCGGCGATGCCCAGCATGTTCGGCGCGATGATCTTCGCCTTGCCGCTGGCGGGCAGCCAGGCCGCGCCGGAGCCGATGTAGCCGAAGTCGAGGTCGCCGGAGCCGAGCGCCTGGATCTGGAGCGGGCCGTTGGTGAAGACCTTCAGTTCCGGCTCGAGGCCCTGGCCCTTCCAGAGCCCCTGCTCGTCGGCGACGGCCAGGGTCGCGGCACCGGCGAAGTCGGCGATGTAGCCGAACTTCACCTTGGTGGCCGACGCGTCGCCGTCGTCGGAGGAGGAGCAGGCGGCGAGGGGGAGGAGGAGAGCGGCGGCGCAGAGCGCCGTCGCCTTGCGGAGGAGATGGTTCATCGGGGGGCTGCTTCCGGTGCGGAGGGCTGGTGGTGGACGGAGTGCCAGACCTGGTTGCGGATCTCGGCGAACTCGGGGGAGAGGCGGATCTCCTCGGTGCGGGGATAGGGCAGGTCGACGTCGATGATCCGGTGGACGCGACCGGGTCGTGCGGCCATGACGATCACCCGGTTGGCCAGGTAGACCGCCTCGTCCACGTCATGGGTGATGAAGAGGACGGTGCGGCGTTCACGGGTCCAGGCGTCGAGGAGCGAGTCCTGGAGCCTGACCCGGGTCAGTGCGTCGAGCGCGCCGAACGGCTCGTCCATGAGCAGGACGGCGGGGTCCACGGCGTAGGCACGGGCGATCGCGCAACGCTGTTTCATCCCGCCGGACAGGGTCTTGGGGAGCGCGTCGGCGAAGTCGGTGAGGCCGACCAGCTCGATGAAGCGTTCGGCGCGGGCGCGCCGCTCGGCCTTGCCCATGCGGGCGATCTTCAGCCCGAACTCGACGTTCTCGCGCACGCTCATCCAGGGGAACAGCGCGTACTGCTGGAAGATCACCCCGCGCTGGGGGCTCGGTCCGCGCACCCGCCCGCCGTCCACCAGGACCTCCCCGCCGGACGGCTCCAGCAGGCCCGCGGCGACGTTCATCAGCGTGCTCTTGCCGCACCCCGACGGTCCGACGACGGTGACGAACTCGCCGTCGGCGATGTCGAGGTCCACCTCGTCGAGTGCGGTGAAGGGGTTCCCCGCGACGTCGAAGACGTGGTGGACGCCCCGGAAGGAGATCTTGGGCGAGGTCCCGGTCATCTGCGCTCCTGCCAGTGGGTGAGGCGGCGCTCGGCGAGCAGCAGCGCCCGGTCCATGAGCAGGCCCGCGAGGCCGATGACGATCAGCTGGACGAAGATCGTCGGGAGGTCGTAGTAGAGCTGCGCCTGCTGCATCCGGTAGCCGAGTCCGGCCTGCGCGGCGATGAGCTCGGCGGCGACGACGGTGGCCCAGGAGGCGCCGAGCCCGATCCGCATGCCGACGAGGATGAACGGGGTGGAGGCGGGCACGACCACGCTCGCGAACACGGTCCGGTCGGTCGCGCCCAGCACCCGGGCCGCGTTGATCAGGGTGGGATCCACCGAGATCACGCCCTGGTAGGTGGAGACCACCGAGGACAGGAACGCCGCGAGGAAGATGACGAAGATCTTCGGGGTCTCGTCGATGCCCATGAGCACGATGGCCAGCGGGATGATCGCCAGCGGCGGCACCATGCGGAAGAACTGGAGCCACGGGTCGAGCAGCCCGCGCGCGGTGCGGTACCAGCCCATGAGGAAGCCGACGGGCACGGCGAGGCCGACCCCGAGGACGAACCCGGTGAACACCCGGCGCAGGCTCGCCGCCAGGTCGCCGAACAGGGTGCCGTCGGAGATCAGGTCGACCGCCCGCTCGGCCACGGGGACCGGGCCGGGGAAGCCCTCGATGCCGCTGGCGGCGAGTCCCGCCCAGACGAGCATCCCGAGGACGCCGGACGCGACGGTGAGGGGCCAGCCGCGGCGCTTGCGCGGTGGCGAAGGAGGGGACTTCACTCCGTTCTTCACGAGGCCACCTCGTCGGCGACGCCGTCGACGTCCGGGGCCCGGTCCGTGCCGATGTCCGCCATGTAGCTCATCCACGTGTAGGCGGGGTCGCCGCGCTCGACCAGCTCCCGGTACAGCCGGACGGTCAGGTCGCGGCGGACGCCGGAGTAGGCGGGCGCGTCGTAGACGTTGTGCAGCTCGTGCGGGTCGGTCTCCAGGTCGTACAGCTCGTGCACGCTCTCGGGGTTGAACACGAGCTTGTGGCGGCGGTCGCGGAACATCCGCTGGGAGTAGGGGAAGTGGTGGCCGTGGAACTCGGCGACCACGTGGTCCCGGCCGCCCGCGCCGGACCCGGTGATCAGCGGCAGCAGGCTCGTCCCGTCGCAGGGCCGCTGCGGGGGGAGCCCGGCCAGCTCCAGGAGGGTCGGGTTGAGGTCGATGAGGGTCGCGAAGTCGTCGACGACGCGGGGCCCGGCGCCCGGCACGCGGACGATGCCGGGGATCCGGTAGATGTCCTCGTACATCGCCGGCCCCTTGTCGTTGAGCCGGTGCGCGCCGGTGAACTCGCCGTGGTCGGCGGTGAAGACCACCGCGGTGTCGTCCCAGAGGTCGAGCTCGCGCAGCCGGTCGAGCAGCCGGCCGACCTGCGCGTCGATCAGGCTGACGTAGCCGCGGTAGACGGCGATGAGCTTGCGCCACGCGGCGGCGTCGAAGCTGTCGGCCGACCAGTACTCGGCGTAGCGGCGCTGGACGTCGGGCTTGCCCGCGAAGGTCTCGGCCATCGACGCGGGCAACTCGACCTCGTCGGGGTCGTGCAGGTCGTAGTAGGCGTCCGGGATCAGGTACGGCAGGTGGGGGCCGTACCAGTGGCAGGACAGCATGAAGCGGCGGGCGCCGGAGTGGAAGTCCTCGGCGTAGCGCTCCAGCAGGGCCAGGGCCTGGTCGGTGAGGAACGCCTCGACGGTCGCCTCCGCGGGCTGGGCGAGCCGTCCCGCGATGAGGTGGCCGCGGCCTGACGCGTTGGCGGCGCGCCCGTACACCGGATCGCGCACCTCGAACGGAGGGTGCCCGTGCTCCTTGAGCCAGCGCTCGTAGGACGGGTGGTGGAAGGGGTTGAGCGCGCCGGGCAGGTGTTCGCCGTCCATCGCGTAGAACTCGGGGCCGCGTTCGCGTCCGATGTGCCATTTGCCGACGTGCCCGGCGTTGTAGCCGGCCGCCAGCAGCGGGACGGAGAGGACCGGGTCCTCCTCGGCGACCTCGTCGCGGCCGCCGCCGTTGCGTTCCGGGTTGACCAGCAGGCCGTGCCGGAACGGGTGCAGCCCGGTGAAGAGCGAGGCGCGCGCCGGGGTGCAGATGGCGGTGGGCGTGTAGAAGCGGTCGAACCGGGCGCCCTCCGCCGCGAGGCCGTCCAGCGCGGGGGTGGACGCGCCGGAGCCGCCGTAGCAGCCGAGGGTGTCGACCCGGTGCTGGTCGGTCATCAGGAACAGGATGTTGCGGGGGCTGCCCAACGGAACTCCGATCATGTTTTTTCCCGAGCATTGACATTAATGGGGACGGTCGAGGCCGGTCAAGACTCCGGCTACGGGGTTCAGGCAGGGGAGGGGGCCGGGCGGAGGTGGTCGGGGATGTCCGGGTCCTCCTGGAGGAGCAGGGCGATCGCCCCCATGGCCGAGGCGTTGCCGCCCAGGTCGGCGGAGACGACGTCCAGGGAGTGCGCCGCGTTCGGCAGCGCGAGCCGGGAGATCTCGGCGCGCACCGGGTCGAGCACGAGGCTGCCCAGCGCGCCGAGCTCACCGCCGAGCACCACCCGCCGGGGGTCGAGCTGGACGACGGTCCCGGCCAGGACCCGGCCGATCCGGGTGGCGGCGGCGGTGATCAGCGCGCAGACCTCGGGCACGCGGTCCCTGGCCGCCTCGACCAGTTCGTCGAGGCCGGCGACCGCGACGCCCCGCGCCGCGCACGCTTCGAGGAGCGCCTGGCCGCCGGCGCGCTCCTCCAGGCAGCCCCTGCCGCCGCAGTGGCAGATCGGGCCGCCCGGGTCGAGGGACACATGGCCCAGCTCGCCCGCCCCGCCGTGGGCGCCGCGCACCAGTCGGCCGCCGACGACGTAGCCGCCGCCGATGCCCGTCGACCAGCGCACGTAGACCAGGTCGGAGACCGCCTTGGCGGCTCCCCAGGTGCTCTCCGCCAGGGCGGCGAGCCGCGCGTTGTTGTCGACCGCGACGCGCACCCCGAACTCGGCGGCGAGCCGTTCCGCGGCGGGGTTCGCACCCTCGCCCGCGGGCCTGGCCGGTTCGTCGACCACGCCGTGCAGCCCGAGCCCGATCGCCTCCAGCGAGCCGAGCCCGATCCCGCGCTCCCCGATCACCCGCCGGATGAGGCGGACCGCGGTCTCGGCGCGCTCGGCCGCGTCCGCCCGCTCGGAGACGTCGGCGGTCCCGGTCGCGACGACCTGGTGCGCGACGTTGGCGACGGCCAGATGGACCCGCCGGCGGGCGAGGTCGAGCCCGATCAGCTGGCCCGCCTCGGGGGCGAGCGCCACGAGCGTCGGCGGCCTCCCGCGCGCCCCCGACGGCCGGGCCTCGGCCTCGGTGACGGCGCCGCGCCTGACCAGGTCGGCGATGATCGCGAACAGGGTGGTGCGCGACAGCCCCGTGCGCTCGACGATGTCGGCACGGCTCAGCGGCCCCGTCGCGCGGAGCGTGCCGAGCACGAGGTCCTCGTGGACCCTGCGGAGCCGCTGGAGCGCG harbors:
- a CDS encoding ROK family transcriptional regulator, which encodes MTRPPDALQRLRRVHEDLVLGTLRATGPLSRADIVERTGLSRTTLFAIIADLVRRGAVTEAEARPSGARGRPPTLVALAPEAGQLIGLDLARRRVHLAVANVAHQVVATGTADVSERADAAERAETAVRLIRRVIGERGIGLGSLEAIGLGLHGVVDEPARPAGEGANPAAERLAAEFGVRVAVDNNARLAALAESTWGAAKAVSDLVYVRWSTGIGGGYVVGGRLVRGAHGGAGELGHVSLDPGGPICHCGGRGCLEERAGGQALLEACAARGVAVAGLDELVEAARDRVPEVCALITAAATRIGRVLAGTVVQLDPRRVVLGGELGALGSLVLDPVRAEISRLALPNAAHSLDVVSADLGGNASAMGAIALLLQEDPDIPDHLRPAPSPA
- a CDS encoding ABC transporter ATP-binding protein; this encodes MTGTSPKISFRGVHHVFDVAGNPFTALDEVDLDIADGEFVTVVGPSGCGKSTLMNVAAGLLEPSGGEVLVDGGRVRGPSPQRGVIFQQYALFPWMSVRENVEFGLKIARMGKAERRARAERFIELVGLTDFADALPKTLSGGMKQRCAIARAYAVDPAVLLMDEPFGALDALTRVRLQDSLLDAWTRERRTVLFITHDVDEAVYLANRVIVMAARPGRVHRIIDVDLPYPRTEEIRLSPEFAEIRNQVWHSVHHQPSAPEAAPR
- a CDS encoding sulfatase-like hydrolase/transferase, which encodes MIGVPLGSPRNILFLMTDQHRVDTLGCYGGSGASTPALDGLAAEGARFDRFYTPTAICTPARASLFTGLHPFRHGLLVNPERNGGGRDEVAEEDPVLSVPLLAAGYNAGHVGKWHIGRERGPEFYAMDGEHLPGALNPFHHPSYERWLKEHGHPPFEVRDPVYGRAANASGRGHLIAGRLAQPAEATVEAFLTDQALALLERYAEDFHSGARRFMLSCHWYGPHLPYLIPDAYYDLHDPDEVELPASMAETFAGKPDVQRRYAEYWSADSFDAAAWRKLIAVYRGYVSLIDAQVGRLLDRLRELDLWDDTAVVFTADHGEFTGAHRLNDKGPAMYEDIYRIPGIVRVPGAGPRVVDDFATLIDLNPTLLELAGLPPQRPCDGTSLLPLITGSGAGGRDHVVAEFHGHHFPYSQRMFRDRRHKLVFNPESVHELYDLETDPHELHNVYDAPAYSGVRRDLTVRLYRELVERGDPAYTWMSYMADIGTDRAPDVDGVADEVAS
- a CDS encoding ABC transporter permease; translation: MKNGVKSPPSPPRKRRGWPLTVASGVLGMLVWAGLAASGIEGFPGPVPVAERAVDLISDGTLFGDLAASLRRVFTGFVLGVGLAVPVGFLMGWYRTARGLLDPWLQFFRMVPPLAIIPLAIVLMGIDETPKIFVIFLAAFLSSVVSTYQGVISVDPTLINAARVLGATDRTVFASVVVPASTPFILVGMRIGLGASWATVVAAELIAAQAGLGYRMQQAQLYYDLPTIFVQLIVIGLAGLLMDRALLLAERRLTHWQERR